Proteins from one Camelina sativa cultivar DH55 chromosome 8, Cs, whole genome shotgun sequence genomic window:
- the LOC104708964 gene encoding transcription factor DIVARICATA-like has protein sequence MSSSTMNRGIDTFSPESTNWIFQGVRVATWTAEENKRFERAMAFLDDKDNPESWSTIAALIPGKTVADVMQRYKELEDDVRDIDAGLIPIPGYGGDASSGANSDYFFGLENSGHGYGYDYVVGGKRSSPAMTDCFRPPIPEKERKKGVPWTEDEHRRFLMGLKKYGKGDWRNIAKNFVTSRTPTQVASHAQKYFLRQLTDCKDKRRSSIHDITTVNIPDADATTTSAPTTLSSTPTTNSSFDVFHQPNPHHGFGFAPASSYYYNAFPQWS, from the exons ATGTCGTCGTCGACGATGAACAGAGGAATCGATACGTTTTCACCAGAGAGCACTAACTGGATCTTTCAAGGAGTCAGAGTAGCCACGTGGACGGCGGAGGAGAACAAACGGTTCGAGAGAGCTATGGCCTTTCTTGACGACAAAGACAATCCAGAGAGCTGGTCAACGATCGCCGCCTTGATCCCCGGCAAAACCGTAGCTGACGTCATGCAACGGTACAAGGAGCTAGAGGATGACGTCAGGGACATCGACGCCGGACTCATCCCCATTCCTGGATACGGCGGCGACGCTTCCTCCGGTGCAAACAGTGACTATTTCTTTGGTCTAGAAAACTCCGGCCACGGTTACGGTTACGACTACGTCGTAGGAGGAAAGAGGAGTTCGCCGGCGATGACTGATTGTTTTAGGCCTCCGATACCGGAAAAGGAGCGGAAGAAAGGTGTCCCGTGGACTGAGGATGAACACCG ACGATTTCTAATGGGTTTGAAGAAATATGGAAAAGGAGATTGGAGAAACATAGCCAAAAACTTTGTGACAAGTCGAACGCCTACGCAAGTCGCTTCGCATGCTCAGAAATATTTCCTTCGACAGCTCACAGACTgtaaagacaaaagaaggtcaAGCATTCACGATATCACCACTGTTAACATCCCTGACGCAGATGCAACCACCACATCCGCTCCCACAACACTCTCTTCTACTCCGACGACCAATTCTTCTTTCGACGTTTTCCACCAGCCAAATCCTCATCACGGTTTCGGGTTTGCGCCTGCGTCTAGCTATTATTATAACGCGTTTCCGCAGTGGAGTTAA